In Aequorivita sp. H23M31, a single window of DNA contains:
- a CDS encoding nucleoid-associated protein produces the protein MINLFGTHIASLSIHRVGNKSRNEPIFLSSEPYKLDDELNPLLKEFFLKPFREKEENYFSFYHDADLEFHELYNISSAIFENPGKIHELSKKITTHLFNQSEHPHIKNGEVYVAYLENVQLDNVKMDAIGIFKSELKQDFLQFSEKENQLDAILEHGVNLNKLDKGCIIFNSDKEEGYKILSVDSNRYDTRYWLENFLGVEALADDNFYTKKYLKFCQDFAKDVVLPAEDKKQEVMFMNRAVNHFAKNDNFEESAFMNDVIDNPDLIPEFHHYKSEKAPKYSIEDLTTFPIANTAVTAARKKIKNVINLDTNIQIKMDFINPESAEKYIEKGWDEEKEMYYYLVYFNKEQKS, from the coding sequence ATGATAAACCTATTCGGTACCCATATAGCTTCTCTTTCAATTCATCGTGTTGGCAATAAAAGCCGGAACGAACCTATTTTTCTTTCTTCGGAACCTTATAAACTGGATGACGAGTTAAATCCCTTATTGAAGGAGTTCTTTTTAAAACCATTTCGAGAGAAAGAGGAAAATTATTTCTCATTTTATCACGATGCTGATTTGGAGTTTCATGAGCTTTATAATATATCCTCGGCTATTTTTGAAAATCCGGGAAAAATCCACGAGCTCTCCAAAAAGATTACCACGCATCTATTTAACCAATCTGAACATCCCCACATTAAAAATGGAGAAGTGTATGTGGCGTATCTCGAAAACGTTCAGTTGGACAACGTGAAAATGGATGCCATCGGAATTTTTAAAAGTGAACTGAAACAGGATTTCCTTCAGTTTTCAGAAAAAGAGAATCAATTGGATGCCATTTTGGAACACGGTGTGAACCTCAATAAACTGGATAAGGGATGTATCATTTTTAATTCGGATAAAGAGGAAGGTTATAAAATCCTTTCCGTTGATAGTAATCGTTATGATACTCGATATTGGCTGGAAAATTTCCTAGGAGTAGAGGCTCTGGCCGATGATAATTTTTATACCAAGAAATATCTGAAATTCTGTCAGGATTTTGCGAAGGATGTAGTACTTCCAGCAGAAGACAAAAAGCAGGAGGTTATGTTTATGAACAGGGCTGTAAACCATTTTGCGAAAAATGACAATTTTGAGGAAAGTGCGTTTATGAACGATGTTATCGATAACCCAGATTTGATTCCAGAATTCCATCACTATAAATCCGAAAAAGCACCTAAGTACAGTATTGAGGATTTAACCACATTTCCGATTGCAAACACTGCCGTAACCGCTGCACGGAAAAAGATAAAAAACGTAATCAATCTGGACACAAACATTCAGATAAAAATGGATTTTATCAATCCTGAAAGCGCTGAAAAATACATTGAAAAAGGTTGGGACGAGGAAAAAGAGATGTACTATTACTTAGTGTATTTCAACAAAGAGCAGAAAAGTTAG
- a CDS encoding DUF5686 and carboxypeptidase regulatory-like domain-containing protein, giving the protein MQKLLLIILFISANISAQVVGKVTDLKGEPLPYVNIYLQDSYRGTTTNDDGNYSLNISEYGEYRITFQFLGYKSVTETISPSSFPYILNVSLVEESTSLEEVVLNTKEDPAYRIIRNTIAQRKENVEKLSEFTADFYSRGLWRVKDIPKKIFGQEVGDFDGALDSTRTGIVYLSETISEIAYQKPDKFTEKVIASKVSGNDNGFSFNSAQSADLSFYENTMEINAALVSPIANNALSYYTYRLDGVFYEGSKLINKIKVIPRRPKDRVWNGFIYIVEDDWQLYGVELSTTGEAIQVPFVDNLTVKQNYKYDSQNNFWVKISQTIDFGFGLLGMKGDGQFIAVYSNYDFKPEFTKKYFTNEVLSFKEGANKKDSLFWKGIRPVPLTNEELKDYVRRDSLQVLRRSKPYMDSVDAKSNKVGIMSPLTGYTYRNSFQKWSFGYDGVLTKINFNTVQGWNANAGLTYRKWYDENQTNVFVASVKADYGLAEDRLRFDGYILRNFNWKDKLRLWVMGGSRAVQFNSSQPISPFINSISTLFFERNYMKLYELNYGRLGYSQEIFNGLHLTASSGYENRKPLFNNTDYVTIPNDDVNYTSNNPLAPIDFENAAITEHNMVKSKLSARINFAQKYYSNPDMKLNMGDNKYPTLNLSIENGTAPDNSHYDYTQFEAGLRQSLFLGNKGELNYNLKGGTFANGDGISFVDYKHFNGNQTRVGTESNYTNVFNLMPYYQFSTNKSYFEGHLEHDFKGWVLGKIPGINQLNFNLIVGAHILGTEEQKPYSEFSVGLDNVGFGNFRFLRIDYVRSYYNGESLGAFVFGLKFLNIIGM; this is encoded by the coding sequence ATGCAAAAACTTTTATTGATTATCCTATTTATTTCAGCAAACATCTCTGCCCAAGTGGTGGGAAAAGTAACTGATTTAAAGGGTGAACCACTTCCGTATGTCAATATTTATCTTCAAGATAGTTATAGAGGAACAACAACCAACGATGATGGTAATTATTCACTGAACATTTCGGAATATGGTGAATACCGAATAACTTTCCAATTTTTAGGGTATAAGTCCGTAACAGAAACAATTTCTCCTTCCTCCTTCCCTTATATTTTGAATGTTTCTCTTGTTGAGGAATCTACGAGCTTGGAAGAGGTTGTGCTGAATACCAAAGAAGATCCCGCTTACCGCATTATTAGGAACACTATTGCCCAACGAAAAGAAAATGTTGAAAAGTTAAGTGAATTTACCGCCGACTTTTATTCTCGTGGATTATGGCGAGTAAAAGATATTCCAAAAAAGATTTTCGGACAAGAGGTTGGTGATTTTGATGGCGCTCTGGATTCTACTCGTACAGGTATTGTATATCTTTCTGAAACTATTTCAGAAATAGCCTATCAAAAACCGGATAAATTCACCGAAAAAGTTATCGCCAGCAAAGTCAGCGGGAATGATAATGGATTTAGCTTTAACAGTGCCCAAAGCGCGGACCTTTCATTTTATGAGAACACCATGGAAATAAATGCCGCGCTTGTATCCCCCATTGCCAACAACGCATTGAGTTATTACACGTATAGGCTTGACGGAGTTTTTTATGAAGGTTCAAAACTTATAAACAAAATCAAGGTTATCCCCCGCAGGCCAAAGGATAGAGTTTGGAATGGGTTTATTTATATTGTCGAAGACGATTGGCAACTTTATGGAGTGGAGCTATCCACTACCGGTGAAGCGATTCAAGTTCCGTTTGTGGATAATTTGACCGTTAAACAAAATTATAAATACGATTCACAGAATAATTTTTGGGTGAAAATCTCACAGACCATCGATTTTGGTTTTGGGCTTTTGGGAATGAAAGGCGATGGCCAATTTATTGCTGTTTACTCCAATTACGATTTTAAGCCTGAGTTCACCAAAAAATATTTTACGAATGAAGTGCTTTCTTTTAAAGAAGGCGCAAACAAAAAAGATAGTCTTTTTTGGAAAGGAATCCGGCCTGTGCCTTTAACGAATGAGGAATTGAAGGATTATGTGAGAAGGGATAGCCTACAAGTATTACGACGTTCCAAACCATATATGGACTCGGTTGATGCCAAATCGAATAAGGTGGGGATTATGTCGCCCCTTACGGGTTATACCTATAGGAATTCCTTTCAGAAATGGTCGTTTGGTTATGATGGTGTGCTTACTAAAATCAATTTCAATACCGTTCAAGGTTGGAATGCCAACGCGGGATTGACCTATAGAAAATGGTATGATGAAAATCAAACCAATGTATTTGTGGCTTCCGTAAAAGCAGATTATGGTCTTGCTGAAGACAGGTTGCGTTTTGATGGTTATATACTTAGAAACTTTAATTGGAAGGACAAACTTCGCCTGTGGGTTATGGGCGGAAGCAGGGCGGTTCAATTTAATAGTAGCCAACCCATTTCTCCTTTCATCAATTCCATATCCACCTTATTTTTTGAAAGGAATTATATGAAATTGTATGAGTTGAATTATGGGCGTTTGGGTTACAGCCAAGAAATTTTCAACGGTCTTCATCTTACCGCTTCGTCGGGTTACGAAAATAGAAAACCATTATTCAACAATACGGATTACGTCACCATTCCCAATGATGATGTAAATTATACGAGCAACAACCCACTTGCACCAATTGACTTTGAGAACGCGGCAATTACCGAACACAATATGGTAAAGTCCAAACTGAGTGCGCGTATCAATTTTGCCCAGAAATATTATTCCAATCCAGATATGAAACTGAATATGGGTGACAATAAATATCCCACCTTAAATCTTTCAATTGAGAATGGAACTGCTCCCGATAATAGCCATTACGATTATACCCAATTCGAGGCTGGTTTAAGGCAGTCTCTTTTCTTAGGAAATAAGGGAGAATTAAACTATAATCTAAAAGGAGGAACCTTTGCAAACGGCGATGGAATCTCTTTTGTGGACTATAAACATTTCAACGGAAACCAAACAAGAGTGGGTACTGAATCGAATTATACGAACGTTTTCAATTTAATGCCTTACTATCAGTTCAGCACCAACAAGAGCTATTTTGAAGGACATTTGGAGCACGATTTTAAGGGTTGGGTTTTGGGAAAAATCCCAGGAATCAATCAACTTAATTTCAACTTGATCGTTGGTGCACATATTCTGGGAACTGAGGAACAAAAGCCTTATTCAGAATTTTCCGTAGGATTGGATAATGTGGGATTTGGCAATTTTAGATTTCTACGAATCGATTACGTACGTTCCTATTACAACGGCGAGAGTTTGGG